CGATTGTGCTGAACGCCGGAGACACCGCCTGGGTGCTGATCAGCGCCGCGCTGGTCATGCTCATGACCCCGGGCCTCGCGTTCTTCTACGGCGGCATGGTCCGCGCGAAGAGCGTTTTGAACATGTTGATGATGAACTTCATCGCGCTCGCGATAGTCGGGGTGCTGTGGGTCCTCTTCGGGTTCTCGCTGTCCTTCGGCGACGACGCTTTCGGCGGCCTGGTCGGGAACTTCGACTACGCCGGCCTGTCGGACGCGTTCGGCAAACTCGTCGGCCTCGCCAGCGCCGGCCCGCCCGCCGTTCCGTGGCCGGGCCCGGACGCGTTGCCGCTGCTCGCGTTCTGCATGTTCCAGCTGATGTTCGCGATCATCACCCCGGCGCTCATTTCCGGAGCGATCGCGGATCGCGCGAAGTTCTGGGGCTGGACGCTTTTCGTGGCGATCTGGGTGATTGTCGTGTATTTCCCGGTCGCGCACTGGGTGTTCTCGTTCGACGGATTCACCGGCAAGGATTCGGTGGGCGGCTGGATCGCCAACCAGCTCAAGGCGCTCGACTTCGCGGGCGGCACGGCGGTGCATATCAACGCGGGCGCCGCGGGTCTCGCGCTGGCGCTGGTGCTCGGCAAGCGCAAGGGCTGGCCGAAGGACACCGGCCGTCCGCACAACGTCCCGTTCGTCCTGCTCGGCGCGTCGCTGCTGTGGTTCGGCTGGTACGGCTTCAACGCCGGGTCCGCGCTGGGCGCGAACGACCTCGCGGGCGTCGCGTTCACCAACACCACCGTCGCGACCGCGGCCGCGGTGCTCGGCTGGCTGCTCGTGGAACAGCTGAAGTTCGGCAAGCCCACCACGCTCGGCGCGGCATCCGGC
The nucleotide sequence above comes from Amycolatopsis sp. AA4. Encoded proteins:
- a CDS encoding ammonium transporter → MLNAGDTAWVLISAALVMLMTPGLAFFYGGMVRAKSVLNMLMMNFIALAIVGVLWVLFGFSLSFGDDAFGGLVGNFDYAGLSDAFGKLVGLASAGPPAVPWPGPDALPLLAFCMFQLMFAIITPALISGAIADRAKFWGWTLFVAIWVIVVYFPVAHWVFSFDGFTGKDSVGGWIANQLKALDFAGGTAVHINAGAAGLALALVLGKRKGWPKDTGRPHNVPFVLLGASLLWFGWYGFNAGSALGANDLAGVAFTNTTVATAAAVLGWLLVEQLKFGKPTTLGAASGAVAGLVAITPACGFVSPLGSIAIGVIAGVLCALAISLKFRFGFDDSLDVVGVHLVGGLVGTVLIGLFATKSVNSAGADGLFYGGGFKQLGIQVVAALAVLGYSFVMTLIIGFAIKKAGGFRVSTEHEVGGIDEGQHAESAYDFTGMGGLGHSATFPVKPVTKLEETKA